The genomic stretch GGTAGCCGCGGCGACCGTATGGCGGAGACTTAGTGTTCAGGACTCATCCGGAACCAAGGTGAGGACCTGAATGGAGGTGAAGGGACTTTCCCAACCCTCCCAGTAATAAAAGTGACCCATCCACATCCCACCCCTGTGATATGGCTCTTATGAGTCCCTCAGAGCTATCGGCTGAATATGGCCTAGAGTGTCTCAGGCTAAGGCATTGGTCTGTGGGGGTAGGCCTGGATTCTACCCCCGGAAGAGCTGTAGGACCTAGATGAAAGCCCTGAGGGCTGATGAGCAGACTTCGACACTGCCAAGGGGGCCACACTTAACGGCTCCCCTGTACTAGGCTCTAGGAAGCCCCGGGTAGAGCTGGCCAACTGTGGTGCCCCCTGGTGTCCACTGGAGGTGGTTTGGGGGAAGTGAGAGCCTTGCTGTAATGGAATAAACCCAGCTCAACAAAGGGACCTAGTCCCCAGTATTAATGGCTGTGACGCTGAGTGAGGATGGAGGCTGCTCCCATAAGAAATGGAGTCACATAAGGCGCCAGTCCTATTTTGAGGACTGGGAGAATCAGGCGTTTTGACATGACACTTCCTGGGACATCTCAGGGAAGTGAGAGACCAGGTCAGTGGGGGCAGTCTCAGGTTGACAAGGGAGGGTTTCAGGTGTCCTGGTGGATGGTGAGAACCTTGGAGGCTGTGGATGTTCCACACCACGTCAATTGGACCACATCTCCCTGTCGTCATCCCTGGGAGACCTCAAGAATACATATCTGTCCCCACTGCAGGCTAATGGGGAAGTAAGGGTCTTGGTCTGAATGGAGTGGTCAGCAGAGAGAGAAACCTTAGACCTTATCATGAGTCAAATGTAGAGCttggttgcttctgtgtcctggatattgaaaatagtgctgcagtgaagacgAGTACAAGTGTCTTTTTCCATTACCATTTCCTTAAGGTATATGCCTAAGTGGGATTGTTGGctcatgtggtagttttattcctagtttttgtaagcagagtgaattaagtcagaaagaggaaagccaatatcatatattaatgcatatatatggaatccaggaagatggtactgatgaacctatttgcagggtagccTGGAGATGccggcatagagaacagactcgtggacacagtggggggagagggaggggcagacTGAGAGAGTAACTTTGAAAATGTACACATTATCATAtggaaaatagataactagtgggaattAGTTTTATGACCAGGGagctcaaagccagtgctctgacAGCTTAAGAGGGGTGTGacgtgggagggagtttcaagatggaggagacataagatatacctatggctgattcatattgatgtgtggcagaaactggtacactattttgaattaatattgtaaaaaaattattttcgaAAAGACGTATAGGAGAAACCAgaagcaaaaaaatattttagacctTGAATTGGGATTTTGTGAGGGTCCACAGGGACATCAACCTGCCTGCACCAGATTTTGTTCTCAGGAGACTGTGTTTGGTAAGATATGGTCATCTTCACTTCCTGCTTTTGGGACACAGAGCGATTGGCTTTTACTATCAAGCAGTCATCACTACAGGAAAAAGTTGAGTttctctactgctactgctaagtcacttcattcctgtccgactctgtgtgaccccatagacgtcagcccccAGGCTCTCCCGCCCCGGGGATCCTCcaatcaagaacactggagtgggttgccatttccttctccagtgcatgaaagggaaaagtgaaagtgaagttgctcagtcgtttccaactattagcgaccccatggactgcagcctaccaggctcctcaatccatgggattttccaggaaagagtactggagtggggtgccattgccttctctgagcttctCTACTGGGAGCTCAATTGATGAACCTGAGTGAGGACTCAGTGCATCCATCCCAACCCTCGGATTTCAGCCCAGGAAATCTCAGGGAAGGGCTGTGAGGCTGAGTGCATCCATCTCAACCCTCGGATTTCAGCCCAGGAAATCTCAGGGAAGGGCTGTGAGGCTGAGCCCCTTCTTTACTGTTCTATATGAAGTCTATGGGAGGGAAAATGTCTAGTCTGAAGGTGCAGACACCAGTCGACAAATGGATAATGGTGCCCAACTTTTTATGGAGCCAAGGTAAGGACCTTGAATGATGATCCCAGTGAACTCAGgatagaaaagaccctaatgagcTCTCAGCACTGGTCATCTATCTCCTGGCAGGGAGGTGGTATGAGGCATCCCTTCACTTATCTCGGGATCATGGGGTGGTCTAAAGTGTCTACATCAGAGTAGCAGAGGGAAGGGTGCCAAGGCTCCGCCAGGACTTGACGTGATAATACTGAAGTAGAACTTAGAAAACCCCACTGCTGGTACCTGCTGTCACCTGAGTAAATCCAAAGCAGAGCTGAGAGGACGCAGAGGACAAGTAAGTCCTCTGTTCTTCCTCTATGGGATTCTGTGGGAACAGGCTGAGCAGGAAAACAGGAGGCTTGTGGGTTCCTAGGGCAGTGTCCTCAAGGACACCTGCAGAGGCGGCCTTTGATTAAGCCAAGGTGGAGTCTCCCTGTTTTAAGGTGCTCATGTCACCCCATTCTCCATCCTCCAGGTGCCCCAATCTCCTGTCTGTTGGCCCAGACTCCCGCCTGCGGTCCCTGACCACAGCCATCATGCCCCGTGGGCAGAAGAGTAAGCACCGTGCTCGTGAGAAACGTCGCCAGGCCCGAGCTGAGACCCAGGGTCTTCATGATCAGGCGTCCACATCTAGGGGAGAAGagaccacctcctcctcccctcctgatTCAGAGAGCGCTCCGTCAAGCTCGTCTGCTGCTGGCACCTCCAAGGGGCCTCAGGGAGCCCAAGGCACCACCAGTGCTGCTGCAGGTGCTATACGCAAAAGATCTGGTGGTGGTGGCGCAGCACGCTCGAGATCTGCAGCGCATGGCGCAGCACGCTATAGATCTGGTGTAGGTGCCAAGGGCCAAGTTCATAAAGGTGAAAATTCCTGCCAAGCCTCAGCTGTTGCTGCGAGCTCTTACACAGATATTCTGACCAGGAAGGCAGAGATATTGGTGGAGTACCTGCTGTTTAAGTATAAGATGAGGGAGCTCATTAAGAGGTCCGAAATGCTGCAGGAAATCAATAGAAGGTACAAGAAACAATTCCCTGAGATCCTTAGCAGGGCCTCCGAGCGCATGGAGCTGGTGTTTGGCCTGGTGCTGAAGGAAGTCAGGCCCAACAGTCACTGCTATACCCTGGTGAGCAACCTAGATCTCAGCGACAGTGAGTCTATGAGAGGTGACGGGGGGCTGCCGAAGAATGGTCTTCTGATGCCTCTGCTGGGTGTCATCTACCTGAATGGCAACCACGCCCCTGAGGAgaagatctggaagttcctgAATATGCTGGGCATCTATGATGGAAGAAGTCACTTCATCTTTGGAGAGCCCAGGAAGCTAATCACAGAAGATCTGGTGCGGGAAAAGTACCTGGAGTACCGGCAGGTGCCCGGCAGCGATCCCCCTCGCTATGAGTTCCTGTGCGGTCCTAAAGCGCTCACAGAAACCAGCAAGACAAAAGTCCTGCAGTTTTTGGCCAAGGTCAAGGATTCGGTCCGTCCTGCCTTGCAGCCGCAATATGAAGAGGCTTGGAGAGAGGAAGTAGAGAGCACCGGAGCCAGAGGTGCAGCCAGGGCTGGCACTTCTGCCTCAACCAGGCCTGGCACTGCTGCTTCAGCCGCTGCTAGCCGTTCTGTTTCGGCCAGGCCTGGCACTGCTGCCTCAGCCAGCGCTGGCCCTTCTGCTTCAGCCACTGTGCACCCCAGGGCCGCATCCAACAGCTCATCTCGCCCCTAGTGTGGTCTGAAGCCTGTTGTTCACTTTGTGGCTAGAGAAGCCGGTCAACCTGTGTTCCTGATATGCATCAataacttttgattttatttcccccAATTTTCAGTTATTAAAACTTTTCAACAGAAAGGTCATTTAGAGTCATGATATAAGTATATGAATAACATGAATCACACATACTTTGCTGTTTGTCAAATTTAGGagtcagaattttgttttctcaaaTAAATATTGGAAATCCTTACATCACTTTTGTGATCGAAGATGAGAATAACATCACTTTAGGATGAGAGTGTCCTTAGAAATGTGAAAGAAACCACACTAATAGACGCTCAGAACATTGATACATTGTTAGGGAGATAGCGGAAATGTCTTCAGATTTTGGCTGGCTTTACTGTCTGCTTAGTTTCTCTTTTTGTAAATGTAAAAGACACATACTTGCCTCTGCTTATGGTTTATGGTTTTCAAGAATGTTTGAGAATATAAATTATAGCAAATGATTTATTCGTGGCTCTTCTTTTACACAGTCATTGAGAAT from Bubalus bubalis isolate 160015118507 breed Murrah chromosome X, NDDB_SH_1, whole genome shotgun sequence encodes the following:
- the LOC112582713 gene encoding melanoma-associated antigen B2-like isoform X1, whose product is MPRGQKSKHRAREKRRQARAETQGLHDQASTSRGEETTSSSPPDSESAPSSSSAAGTSKGPQGAQGTTSAAAGAIRKRSGGGGAARSRSAAHGAARYRSGVGAKGQVHKGENSCQASAVAASSYTDILTRKAEILVEYLLFKYKMRELIKRSEMLQEINRRYKKQFPEILSRASERMELVFGLVLKEVRPNSHCYTLVSNLDLSDSESMRGDGGLPKNGLLMPLLGVIYLNGNHAPEEKIWKFLNMLGIYDGRSHFIFGEPRKLITEDLVREKYLEYRQVPGSDPPRYEFLCGPKALTETSKTKVLQFLAKVKDSVRPALQPQYEEAWREEVESTGARGAARAGTSASTRPGTAASAAASRSVSARPGTAASASAGPSASATVHPRAASNSSSRP